The Listeria welshimeri serovar 6b str. SLCC5334 genome has a window encoding:
- a CDS encoding PTS lactose/cellobiose transporter subunit IIA, with translation MDLEQTIMSLIVFGGNAKSDAMLAIDSAKKGDFAQADEQIAQAEQALLEAHHSQTKLIQGEARGEKTEVSLLLVHAQDHLMNAITFKDLAKEIVDLYKNK, from the coding sequence ATGGATTTAGAACAAACAATTATGAGCTTGATCGTGTTCGGTGGTAATGCTAAAAGTGACGCTATGTTAGCTATTGATTCCGCTAAAAAAGGGGATTTCGCTCAAGCAGACGAACAAATCGCCCAAGCAGAACAAGCACTACTTGAAGCGCATCATTCTCAAACAAAACTTATACAAGGTGAAGCTCGTGGTGAAAAAACAGAAGTTTCCCTTCTACTTGTTCACGCACAAGATCACTTAATGAATGCAATCACTTTCAAAGATTTAGCGAAAGAAATTGTAGATCTTTATAAGAATAAATAA
- a CDS encoding potassium-transporting ATPase subunit F, translated as MSVVLVVAGIIGLGLLVYLFYVLFRGENL; from the coding sequence ATGAGTGTTGTTCTAGTGGTTGCTGGGATAATTGGGTTGGGGTTATTAGTATATTTATTTTATGTGTTATTTAGAGGTGAGAATTTATGA
- a CDS encoding FtsW/RodA/SpoVE family cell cycle protein, translating to MRAGKVLFVTYLLLSVWSLLLVYSTSYGVAIMRYKVEPSYFFDRQLIFYGLGLLGLLLCSRINVKLFYRRWMLRMLVGSLLGLLILVLVTGSAANNAQRWLSFAGVTFQPTETVKLLLILVIATVFLKKGCGARVQYWLLGFLFLTVGLVFLQPDLGTALILGVIGVALFLTSGVGLTRLVRVSIWAFGVLILVATLIYFFHPDFFSSAKLGRFAFLDPFNLHNLDASYQLRNGYYAIGSGGVFGNGLGGSIQKLGYLPEPHTDFIMTVIAEELGVFGVIWTIFLLMLFTFTALYIAICSHFIFDSMVCIGVAAWISVQMFLNLGGVSGIIPLTGVPLPFISYGGSSVVMLSCAAGFVLAAARRNWLARTREVVHL from the coding sequence ATGCGTGCGGGCAAAGTACTGTTTGTAACGTATTTACTTCTTTCAGTGTGGAGTTTGCTACTAGTTTATAGTACAAGTTACGGTGTGGCAATTATGCGATACAAAGTAGAACCGAGTTATTTTTTTGATAGACAGTTAATCTTTTATGGGCTGGGGCTTCTAGGCTTGCTGCTTTGTTCGCGTATTAATGTGAAATTATTTTATCGTAGGTGGATGCTACGAATGTTAGTAGGTAGTTTGCTAGGTTTGCTTATTCTAGTGCTTGTAACCGGAAGTGCGGCGAATAATGCACAAAGATGGTTGTCCTTTGCAGGCGTGACTTTTCAACCAACAGAAACAGTTAAATTACTCTTGATATTAGTAATTGCAACGGTTTTTTTGAAAAAAGGATGTGGAGCACGTGTGCAATATTGGTTACTTGGATTTTTGTTTTTAACAGTGGGTCTTGTCTTCTTGCAGCCGGATCTTGGCACTGCGCTGATTTTAGGTGTCATTGGGGTCGCTTTGTTTTTAACGAGCGGAGTCGGCCTCACACGCCTTGTCCGAGTGTCTATCTGGGCTTTTGGTGTACTGATACTTGTCGCAACTTTAATTTACTTCTTTCACCCTGATTTTTTCAGTTCAGCAAAGTTAGGTAGATTTGCTTTTTTGGACCCATTTAATCTTCATAATTTAGATGCTTCTTATCAACTCAGAAATGGCTATTATGCGATTGGAAGTGGTGGAGTATTTGGAAATGGCTTAGGCGGTAGCATCCAAAAATTAGGATATTTGCCAGAACCACATACGGATTTTATTATGACTGTGATTGCGGAAGAACTTGGGGTTTTCGGTGTGATTTGGACGATTTTCTTACTGATGTTATTTACTTTTACAGCACTATATATTGCGATTTGCAGTCATTTTATTTTTGATTCCATGGTTTGTATTGGAGTTGCGGCTTGGATATCAGTGCAAATGTTTTTAAATCTTGGCGGAGTGAGTGGGATTATTCCACTTACGGGTGTGCCGCTACCATTCATTAGTTATGGCGGTAGTTCGGTTGTAATGCTTTCATGTGCAGCAGGGTTCGTGCTAGCTGCGGCAAGGCGGAACTGGCTAGCTAGGACGAGAGAGGTTGTGCATTTATGA
- a CDS encoding PTS sugar transporter subunit IIC, whose translation MNGFIAFMEKYFIPYAAKIGGQRHLVAIRDGFITTMPLMILGSFAVLINNFPIPAYQKFMNNLFGEGTWQAFGGNVWNGTFAILALLIAFTVAYNLAKSYDKDPLSSAVVSVATFFTIGAIAPGADGVPNTGGLGSTGLFLALIIAILSTEIFTRLSGSPKLIINMPDGVPPAVSRSFAALFPAMITVSIFGLITAFFQAAGVSNLVISFYELVQEPFMGLANSLPAALLLAFVSAFLWFFGLHGANIIDPFMQTINIPAITANQDALKAGKELPYIVNKPFFDSFVNLGGTGATIGLIIAIFIVARKHKAYMTVSKLSAAPGIFNINEPMMFGLPIVLNPIMFIPYILAPLVLVTVAYFATAIGWVPACTIVTPWTTPPIIGGALATQSIAGGVLAAVNLGLSILIFLPFAKIAQIQELRREKEALAAEGVTAE comes from the coding sequence ATGAATGGTTTTATCGCATTTATGGAAAAATATTTCATTCCGTACGCAGCCAAAATTGGTGGCCAACGTCATTTAGTAGCAATTCGTGATGGTTTCATTACAACTATGCCACTAATGATTCTAGGATCTTTCGCTGTTTTAATTAACAACTTCCCAATTCCAGCTTACCAAAAATTCATGAATAACTTATTTGGTGAAGGAACTTGGCAAGCATTTGGCGGAAACGTTTGGAACGGTACTTTTGCTATCTTAGCATTACTTATCGCTTTCACAGTAGCTTACAACTTAGCGAAATCATATGATAAAGATCCACTTTCATCCGCAGTAGTTTCTGTCGCTACATTCTTCACTATTGGCGCAATTGCTCCAGGTGCAGACGGCGTCCCTAACACTGGTGGTTTAGGATCAACTGGTCTTTTCTTAGCATTAATTATTGCAATTCTTTCCACTGAGATTTTCACTCGCTTGAGTGGTAGCCCGAAATTAATTATCAACATGCCTGATGGTGTTCCACCGGCAGTTTCTCGTTCATTCGCAGCTTTATTCCCTGCAATGATCACAGTTTCTATCTTTGGTCTTATCACTGCTTTCTTCCAAGCAGCAGGTGTAAGTAACTTAGTAATTTCTTTCTATGAATTAGTTCAAGAACCGTTCATGGGTCTTGCAAACTCCTTGCCAGCAGCATTACTACTCGCATTTGTTTCTGCTTTCCTTTGGTTCTTTGGTTTACACGGAGCGAATATTATCGACCCGTTCATGCAAACAATCAATATCCCAGCTATTACTGCTAACCAAGATGCATTAAAAGCTGGTAAAGAACTTCCTTATATCGTTAACAAACCTTTCTTTGACTCTTTCGTTAACTTAGGCGGAACTGGGGCAACTATCGGTTTAATCATTGCTATCTTTATCGTAGCTCGTAAACATAAAGCGTATATGACAGTTTCTAAATTGTCTGCAGCGCCAGGTATTTTCAACATTAACGAACCTATGATGTTTGGTCTTCCAATCGTCTTGAATCCAATTATGTTCATTCCATACATCTTGGCACCACTTGTACTTGTAACTGTAGCTTACTTTGCAACAGCTATTGGTTGGGTACCAGCTTGTACTATCGTAACTCCTTGGACTACACCACCAATTATCGGTGGAGCACTTGCAACACAAAGTATCGCTGGTGGCGTACTTGCAGCTGTAAACTTAGGATTATCTATTCTAATCTTCCTTCCATTCGCGAAAATTGCTCAAATTCAAGAGCTACGTCGCGAAAAAGAAGCACTTGCTGCTGAAGGCGTTACTGCAGAATAA
- the kdpA gene encoding potassium-transporting ATPase subunit KdpA has translation MKYIIMQDVFFIVLLLVLAIPLGIYMYKVMIGERVFLSRVLEPVERFGYRLMGVSEAGMSAKRYAGSVLAFSAIGFVFVMAVLMLQGFLPLNPQGMKGLSFSLAFNTAASFVSNTNWQAYSGESTLSYFSQSVGLTVQNFVSAATGIAVLFAVIRGFIWKKQKTVGNFWQDLFRVTLYILLPLSLVLAILLVSQGVVQSFADYSVVETLENGAKQLIPLGPAASQIAIKQLGTNGGGFFGANSAFPFENPSSFTNLIEMLAILLIPVALVVMFGRAVKDSKQGRAIMTAMMIVFVVGIVAITISEQFAGPSYQGVATSGSMEGKEVRFGVGGSSLFAASTTAASNGAVNAMHDSLTPLGGLVPMFFMQLGEVIFGGVGSGLYGMIGFIILTVFIAGLLVGRTPEYLGKKIEPYDMKMVCLLILVPPLLTLFGTAFAVMMPSVQASVAASGAHGFSEVLYAFTSMGNNNGSAFAGFAADTTFTNMVGALMMLFARFIPLIAALYLAQNMAGKSPVAASSGTLSTKNGMFIGLLIGVVVLVGALSFLPALALGPIADFFTTFK, from the coding sequence ATGAAATATATAATCATGCAAGATGTGTTTTTTATTGTATTATTACTAGTTTTAGCGATACCACTGGGAATTTATATGTATAAAGTAATGATTGGTGAAAGAGTTTTTTTATCAAGAGTTCTTGAACCTGTTGAGCGGTTTGGTTATCGTTTGATGGGTGTGAGTGAGGCTGGAATGTCAGCGAAACGTTATGCTGGATCGGTTCTTGCTTTTAGTGCAATTGGTTTTGTATTTGTGATGGCGGTGCTGATGTTACAAGGATTTTTACCGCTTAATCCACAAGGTATGAAGGGACTCAGTTTTAGTCTCGCTTTTAATACGGCAGCGAGTTTTGTGTCTAATACGAACTGGCAAGCTTACTCTGGGGAGTCGACTTTATCTTATTTTTCGCAGTCGGTTGGTTTAACAGTTCAGAACTTTGTTTCTGCGGCGACAGGAATTGCAGTTTTATTTGCAGTAATTCGTGGCTTTATATGGAAGAAACAGAAAACAGTGGGAAATTTTTGGCAAGATTTGTTTAGAGTGACACTTTATATTTTACTACCACTTTCACTTGTTTTGGCGATTCTTTTGGTGTCACAAGGTGTGGTGCAGTCATTTGCAGATTATTCGGTTGTTGAAACGCTTGAAAATGGAGCTAAACAATTGATTCCGCTTGGCCCGGCTGCAAGTCAAATTGCGATTAAACAACTTGGGACAAATGGTGGAGGCTTTTTTGGAGCGAATTCTGCATTTCCGTTTGAAAATCCATCTAGTTTTACGAATTTAATTGAAATGCTCGCGATTTTGCTTATTCCAGTTGCACTCGTTGTGATGTTTGGGCGCGCGGTGAAGGATAGTAAACAAGGTCGGGCAATTATGACAGCGATGATGATTGTTTTTGTTGTCGGTATTGTTGCAATTACTATTTCAGAACAATTTGCTGGTCCAAGTTATCAAGGTGTGGCTACTTCTGGAAGTATGGAAGGCAAGGAAGTTCGTTTTGGTGTTGGAGGATCATCGCTTTTCGCTGCTTCAACAACGGCTGCTTCAAATGGTGCGGTGAACGCTATGCATGATAGTTTGACGCCGCTCGGTGGACTTGTGCCAATGTTCTTTATGCAGCTTGGAGAAGTTATTTTTGGCGGTGTTGGTAGCGGACTGTATGGCATGATTGGTTTTATTATTTTGACGGTGTTTATTGCCGGACTTTTAGTTGGGCGTACACCAGAATATTTAGGGAAGAAAATTGAGCCTTATGATATGAAAATGGTGTGCTTGCTTATTTTAGTTCCGCCACTCTTAACATTATTTGGTACTGCATTTGCGGTGATGATGCCAAGTGTGCAAGCGTCTGTTGCGGCGAGTGGGGCACATGGTTTTTCTGAGGTGTTGTATGCTTTTACCTCGATGGGAAATAATAACGGAAGTGCTTTTGCAGGATTTGCAGCAGACACGACGTTTACAAATATGGTCGGCGCATTAATGATGTTATTTGCTCGTTTTATTCCGCTTATTGCGGCGCTTTACTTAGCGCAAAATATGGCAGGAAAGAGTCCAGTTGCAGCAAGCAGTGGGACATTATCGACGAAAAATGGCATGTTTATTGGTCTTTTAATTGGTGTAGTGGTACTTGTTGGCGCGCTTAGTTTCTTGCCAGCACTTGCGCTTGGACCGATTGCGGACTTCTTTACAACTTTCAAATGA
- a CDS encoding FtsW/RodA/SpoVE family cell cycle protein yields the protein MKRDILYNRIILSVFLLSLVSCVAIYFAQKTNQYNTNFLGMQLVFLTIGTLTCFGVSRLPVDFLRHHAIWLYAIMVIMLLGILIPNPLVQNINGATRWYRFGGLSFQPSEVVKSIFIFVLAHFAVKYQAQKWKQLGILTVLTGVVLLLIMKQPDLGTTIVYGVTALAIILLAIKSTKLMVGIITLILTTVTVGMYVVVYHISLLEKIGFHAYQFARIQTWLDPTTDPDAVYQLNLSMKAVGSGMMTGSSGTNAYIPESHTDMIFSTIGHQFGFVGVSLLLILFMLLIHQLIMAALLMKNTFSSLVLAGFAVSFAFNIFENIGMTVGLMPLTGIPLPFISYGGSAVLGNFIAVGVVLAIIRSDANLIEEKNQLS from the coding sequence ATGAAACGAGATATACTTTATAACCGAATTATTTTATCGGTATTTTTATTATCATTGGTTAGTTGTGTGGCGATTTATTTTGCTCAGAAGACAAATCAATATAATACCAATTTTTTAGGAATGCAATTAGTCTTTTTGACAATTGGAACACTTACTTGTTTTGGGGTTTCAAGGCTTCCGGTGGATTTTTTGCGCCATCATGCAATTTGGCTTTATGCCATTATGGTAATTATGCTTTTAGGGATATTAATACCGAACCCTTTAGTACAAAATATTAATGGGGCAACGCGTTGGTACCGTTTTGGGGGGCTTTCTTTCCAACCATCTGAAGTGGTAAAATCAATTTTTATTTTTGTATTGGCCCATTTTGCTGTGAAATATCAAGCGCAAAAATGGAAACAATTAGGAATTTTGACGGTGCTTACAGGCGTTGTTTTACTGTTAATCATGAAGCAACCGGACCTTGGTACAACTATTGTTTATGGGGTTACGGCGCTTGCGATTATTTTGCTGGCTATTAAATCCACGAAACTTATGGTTGGTATTATTACGTTGATTTTAACGACTGTGACTGTAGGAATGTACGTGGTTGTTTATCATATTAGTTTGCTTGAAAAAATTGGTTTTCATGCTTATCAATTTGCGCGTATTCAGACATGGCTTGATCCGACGACGGACCCGGATGCGGTATATCAACTTAATTTATCCATGAAAGCAGTTGGTTCAGGGATGATGACTGGCAGTTCGGGGACAAATGCGTATATTCCTGAAAGTCATACAGATATGATTTTTAGTACCATTGGTCATCAGTTTGGATTTGTTGGCGTAAGTTTGTTGTTAATTTTATTTATGTTACTTATTCATCAATTAATTATGGCAGCTTTATTAATGAAAAATACTTTTTCTTCGCTTGTTTTAGCTGGATTCGCTGTTAGTTTTGCATTTAACATTTTTGAAAATATTGGTATGACTGTTGGGCTTATGCCACTTACGGGGATTCCGCTACCTTTTATTAGTTACGGTGGAAGTGCTGTGCTTGGTAATTTTATTGCGGTTGGCGTAGTGTTAGCGATTATTCGATCAGATGCTAATTTAATAGAAGAAAAAAACCAGCTGTCATGA
- the kdpB gene encoding potassium-transporting ATPase subunit KdpB: MMEKGIWKDALIQSTKKLSPKLQVKNPVMLLVYVGAILATSLYFLGFFGISDEKSGYTLAIALILWFTVLFANFAEAIAEGRGRAQADSLKMARKDVLARKLKHIDDKTDVIEVASNDLKKDDIVYVLANEQIPMDGEVIEGAASVDESAITGESAPVIRESGGDRSAVTGGTTLVSDWLVIRVTAVSGESFLDKMIAMVEGASRKKTPNEIALQILLVTLSIIFLAVSATLLPFTEFASKQAGSGSAISITNVIALLVCLAPTTIGALLSSIGIAGMSRLNQANVLAMSGRAIEAAGDVDVLLLDKTGTITLGNRKASEFIPVDGVTEQELADAAQLSSIADETAEGRSIVVLAKERFDIRGRDFAEMHAEFVPFTATTRMSGIDYQENTIRKGAADAVRTYVTANGGTYPQECDAIVSKVAGAGGTPLVVVRNNKVLGVIYLKDIVKNGVKERFLDLRKMGIKTIMITGDNPMTAAAIAAEAGVDDFLAEATPEAKLELIREYQREGHLVAMTGDGTNDAPALAQADVAVAMNTGTQAAKEAGNMVDLDSSPTKLIDIVRIGKQLLMTRGALTTFSVANDLAKYFAIIPVLFYGIFPQLEALNLMGLTSPTSAILSAIIYNALIIIFLIPLSLKGVKYREMPAGKLLSRNMLIYGLGGLVAPFIAIKLIDMLLTVLGIV; the protein is encoded by the coding sequence ATGATGGAAAAAGGTATTTGGAAAGATGCGCTGATTCAGTCGACGAAAAAATTGTCTCCTAAACTACAAGTGAAAAATCCGGTTATGCTGCTCGTTTATGTGGGTGCAATTTTAGCAACAAGTCTTTATTTTCTTGGGTTTTTTGGGATTTCAGATGAGAAGTCTGGTTATACACTCGCGATTGCGCTAATTTTATGGTTCACTGTGTTATTTGCGAATTTTGCTGAGGCGATTGCGGAAGGGCGTGGTCGAGCGCAAGCGGATAGTTTGAAAATGGCGAGGAAAGACGTTTTAGCCCGGAAATTGAAACATATAGATGATAAAACAGATGTTATAGAAGTGGCTTCAAATGATTTAAAGAAAGATGATATTGTGTATGTGCTTGCGAATGAGCAAATACCAATGGACGGAGAGGTTATTGAAGGTGCTGCATCAGTTGATGAAAGTGCGATAACTGGGGAATCGGCGCCTGTAATTCGTGAATCTGGTGGTGATAGAAGCGCTGTAACAGGCGGAACTACGCTTGTTTCCGACTGGCTAGTGATTCGAGTAACGGCTGTTTCTGGGGAAAGTTTCTTAGATAAAATGATTGCAATGGTAGAAGGGGCTTCACGGAAAAAGACGCCAAATGAAATTGCTTTACAAATCTTGCTTGTGACGCTTTCGATTATTTTTCTGGCGGTTTCAGCGACACTTTTACCATTCACAGAATTTGCGAGTAAGCAGGCCGGAAGTGGCTCAGCGATTTCGATTACCAATGTGATTGCTTTACTTGTTTGTTTAGCGCCAACGACCATTGGTGCCTTGCTTTCGTCGATTGGGATTGCTGGAATGAGTCGTTTAAATCAAGCGAATGTTTTAGCAATGAGTGGTCGTGCAATTGAGGCTGCTGGCGATGTTGATGTGCTTTTGCTTGATAAAACGGGAACTATTACTCTTGGAAACCGGAAAGCCAGCGAATTTATACCAGTGGATGGTGTGACAGAACAAGAGCTAGCTGATGCGGCACAACTTTCTTCTATTGCAGATGAAACAGCGGAAGGCCGAAGCATTGTTGTCTTAGCGAAAGAACGCTTCGATATTCGCGGCCGAGATTTTGCGGAAATGCATGCTGAATTTGTCCCATTTACTGCAACAACGCGAATGAGTGGAATTGATTATCAAGAAAATACAATCCGAAAAGGTGCAGCTGACGCGGTTCGTACGTATGTAACTGCAAATGGCGGCACATACCCACAAGAATGTGATGCCATTGTAAGCAAGGTAGCTGGCGCAGGTGGTACGCCACTAGTCGTAGTCCGTAATAATAAAGTGCTTGGTGTTATTTATTTAAAAGATATCGTGAAAAATGGCGTGAAAGAACGTTTTCTAGATTTACGAAAAATGGGTATTAAGACAATTATGATTACCGGGGATAACCCTATGACTGCGGCTGCAATTGCGGCAGAAGCTGGAGTCGATGATTTTCTAGCAGAAGCAACTCCGGAAGCAAAACTGGAATTAATTCGTGAATATCAACGGGAAGGCCATTTAGTTGCAATGACAGGTGATGGGACGAACGATGCGCCAGCTCTTGCGCAAGCAGATGTGGCTGTTGCGATGAATACAGGGACACAGGCTGCAAAAGAAGCTGGGAACATGGTTGATCTGGATTCTAGTCCAACTAAATTAATTGATATTGTCCGGATTGGTAAACAATTGTTAATGACTCGTGGTGCACTGACGACTTTTAGTGTTGCCAACGACTTAGCAAAATATTTTGCTATCATTCCAGTGCTTTTTTACGGGATTTTCCCTCAACTTGAAGCGCTGAACTTAATGGGGTTAACGAGCCCAACAAGTGCGATTTTATCCGCGATTATTTATAACGCTTTGATTATCATTTTTTTGATTCCATTATCTTTAAAAGGTGTGAAATATCGTGAAATGCCCGCTGGAAAATTATTGAGCCGAAATATGTTGATTTACGGTCTTGGCGGTTTGGTTGCACCATTTATCGCGATTAAATTGATTGATATGCTATTAACTGTTCTAGGAATCGTTTAA
- a CDS encoding PTS sugar transporter subunit IIB, which produces MIMKTIMLVCSAGMSTSLLVTKMEKAAEEKGLEAKIFAVAEAEAANHLDEIDVLLLGPQVRFLEGNMKKKLEPKGIPLAVINSVDYGMMKGDKVLDQALDLMK; this is translated from the coding sequence ATAATCATGAAAACAATCATGTTAGTATGTTCAGCAGGTATGTCTACCAGCTTACTAGTTACAAAAATGGAAAAAGCAGCTGAAGAAAAAGGTCTGGAAGCGAAAATCTTCGCAGTGGCTGAAGCTGAAGCAGCAAATCATTTAGACGAAATTGATGTGTTATTACTTGGTCCACAAGTACGTTTCTTAGAAGGAAACATGAAGAAAAAATTGGAGCCAAAAGGTATTCCGTTAGCTGTTATTAACAGTGTTGATTACGGAATGATGAAAGGCGACAAAGTTTTAGATCAAGCATTAGATTTAATGAAGTAA